GGCAAGATCGCCGCACAGATCACCGACCTCTTCCTGGACAGCCTCAGCGCCGACGCGCCAGCCCGGCGGCGATGATGCGCGCCTGGCGGGTCGAGGCCCATGGCGAGCCGCGCGACGTGCTGCGTCTGGTGGACGTCGACCGCCAGGCGCCGGGCCCTGGCCAGGTGCTGGTGCGGGCCCTCGCCGTGGCCGCCAACTTCCCCGACGTGCTGCTCGCCCGTGGCGAGTACCAGGTGAGGCCGGCGCTGCCGTTCGTGCCCGGTATCGAGCTGTGCGGGGAGGTCGTGGCCACCGGGGACGGGGTGGGACATCTCGTGCCGGGGCAGCGCGTGGTGGGGTCGCGCATCGGCGTGCTGGCGGAGTACGCCGTGCTCGACGCGGCGCTGGTGTTCCCGGCCCCCGAGCAGTTGAGCGACGCCGAGGCGGCAGCCCTGTACATCGGGCACCAGACCGGGCACTTCGGCCTCCACCGCAGGGCGCGGATCCAGCCCGGCGAGACGCTGCTGGTGCACGCCGCCGCAGGGGGAGTGGGCACGGCCGCCGTGCAGCTCGGCAAGGCGGCCGGGGCCCAGGTGATCGGCGTCGTCGGCAACGCCGCCAAGGTCGAGGTGGCGCGGGCCGCGGGCGCGGACGTCGTGGTGGACCGCAGCGCCGAGGACTTCGTCGAGGCGGTCGGGGAGGCCACCGGGGGACGAGGCGCGGATGTCGTCTACGACCCGGTGGGCGGGGACTCGTTCGACCGGTCGACGCGGTGCGTGGCGTTCGAGGGGCGGATCGTGGTGGTGGGCTTCGCGGGCGGCGTGATCCAGACGATGCGGCCGAGCCACGCCCTGCTGAAGAACTACGCGGTGCTCGGCCTCTACTGGG
The sequence above is a segment of the Cellulomonas chengniuliangii genome. Coding sequences within it:
- a CDS encoding NADPH:quinone oxidoreductase family protein, producing the protein MMRAWRVEAHGEPRDVLRLVDVDRQAPGPGQVLVRALAVAANFPDVLLARGEYQVRPALPFVPGIELCGEVVATGDGVGHLVPGQRVVGSRIGVLAEYAVLDAALVFPAPEQLSDAEAAALYIGHQTGHFGLHRRARIQPGETLLVHAAAGGVGTAAVQLGKAAGAQVIGVVGNAAKVEVARAAGADVVVDRSAEDFVEAVGEATGGRGADVVYDPVGGDSFDRSTRCVAFEGRIVVVGFAGGVIQTMRPSHALLKNYAVLGLYWGLYAERRPDLVAATHRELTRLAAEGLVRPVVRQVVPFEQAADAIQQLADGTTVGRVVIAVA